Proteins encoded within one genomic window of Cucumis sativus cultivar 9930 chromosome 3, Cucumber_9930_V3, whole genome shotgun sequence:
- the LOC101203095 gene encoding DELLA protein GAI produces MKRDHTQQSSNPATAGKPKTWAVEEEEDHDKHLAALGYNVRLSDMADVALKLEQLDMVMGLSEEDGISHLSSNTVHYNPSDVSSWVQSMLAELNTPLQSQGIIHDPVLAIAESTSFSVAADFTDDSEYDLRAIPGVAAFPQIDSSNPRKRFKKSDSESLPVTASCSTSSSSSSEPSRSVVLVDSAETGVRLVHSLLACADAVDTNNLNLAEALLKHIRFLVEAQAGAMRKVAGYFAQALTCRIYRFYPQEPFDYLSSYTDLLQMHFYESSPYLKFAHFTANQAILESVGSAGSIHVVDFNLQQGHQWPPLIQAFALRPGGPPAFHLTGIRPTPEENSTDGLQEVGAKLAQFAEKFGMKFEFRGFFCNNLADLEPSILNLETETVAINSIFELHRLLAHPGAIEKVLTTIKELNPRVITVVEQVADHNGPSFVDRFTEALHYYSSLFDSLEGSPAGGEDVVRSEEYLGRQIYNVVACEGSDRVERHETVAQWRSRLSSSGFDMVHLGSNVFNLASTLLAALFGGGNGYRVEENNGSLTLGWHTRPLIATSAWTVAGGGESTRPS; encoded by the coding sequence ATGAAGCGAGACCACACCCAACAATCCTCAAATCCAGCCACCGCCGGCAAGCCCAAGACATGGGCAGTCGAAGAGGAGGAAGACCACGACAAGCATCTAGCTGCTCTTGGCTACAATGTCCGGTTGTCGGACATGGCGGACGTTGCTTTGAAACTGGAACAGTTAGATATGGTAATGGGTTTATCGGAAGAAGATGGAATTTCTCACCTCTCTTCAAACACAGTCCATTACAATCCTTCCGATGTTTCTTCTTGGGTTCAAAGCATGCTCGCTGAACTCAATACTCCGCTTCAATCCCAAGGAATAATTCACGACCCTGTTCTCGCCATAGCTGAATCCACTTCCTTCTCCGTCGCTGCCGACTTCACCGATGATTCCGAGTACGATCTCAGAGCCATTCCCGGCGTTGCTGCTTTCCCACAAATTGATTCCTCCAACCCCAGAAAGCGATTCAAGAAATCTGATTCTGAATCGCTTCCTGTTACTGCATCTTGTTCTACTTCTTCGTCGTCCTCGTCAGAGCCGTCGCGCTCGGTGGTTCTGGTGGATTCTGCCGAGACTGGTGTCCGTCTAGTCCACAGCCTTCTTGCCTGCGCTGACGCAGTCGACACAAACAATCTCAATCTCGCCGAGGCTCTACTCAAACACATCAGATTCCTCGTTGAGGCTCAGGCCGGTGCTATGAGGAAAGTCGCCGGATATTTCGCTCAAGCTCTCACTTGCCGGATTTACAGATTCTACCCACAGGAGCCCTTCGATTATTTATCTTCATACACCGATCTTCTTCAAATGCATTTCTATGAATCTAGCCCCTATCTAAAATTCGCCCATTTCACTGCCAATCAAGCCATTCTCGAATCCGTTGGATCTGCTGGTTCCATCCACGTCGTCGATTTCAACCTCCAGCAAGGTCACCAATGGCCGCCGTTGATTCAGGCTTTCGCACTCCGACCAGGTGGGCCTCCGGCGTTTCATCTTACTGGAATCCGCCCCACGCCGGAGGAAAATTCCACTGACGGATTACAGGAGGTGGGTGCGAAATTGGCGCAATTCGCGGAAAAATTCGGCATGAAATTCGAATTCCGTGGGTTCTTCTGCAACAATTTGGCCGATCTCGAACCGTCGATACTCAATTTAGAAACAGAAACCGTCGCTATAAATTCCATTTTCGAGCTCCACCGTCTACTTGCCCATCCAGGCGCGATCGAAAAAGTTCTAACCACAATCAAAGAACTGAACCCCAGAGTCATTACCGTCGTGGAGCAGGTCGCGGACCATAACGGGCCGTCGTTCGTGGACCGATTCACTGAAGCACTACACTATTATTCAAGCTTATTCGATTCGTTAGAAGGGTCGCCAGCAGGGGGGGAGGATGTGGTGAGGTCAGAGGAGTATTTAGGGCGGCAAATATACAACGTAGTGGCGTGTGAAGGTTCTGACCGTGTGGAGCGGCATGAGACAGTGGCGCAGTGGCGGAGCCGGTTGAGCTCGAGTGGGTTTGATATGGTTCATTTGGGTTCTAACGTATTCAATCTGGCGAGTACTTTGCTGGCGGCTTTGTTCGGCGGTGGAAATGGGTACAGAGTTGAAGAGAATAACGGGAGTTTGACGCTGGGATGGCACACTCGGCCGCTCATAGCCACCTCGGCCTGGACGGTGGCCGGAGGCGGTGAGTCGACTCGACCGAGTTAA